One Acetobacterium sp. KB-1 DNA segment encodes these proteins:
- a CDS encoding restriction endonuclease subunit S produces the protein MSKLEELIAELCPDGVELKSLSQVLTIKNGKDYKGFDKGNIPVYGTGGIMTYIDHAAFEKPSVLIPRKGSIDKLYYVDVPFWTVDTIFYTDINTDIIEPKFVFYYLQAQHLERLNTAGGVPSLTQAVLNSVKIPLPPLPVQGEIVRILDNFTELTAELTAELTAELTARKKQYEYYSKELLSFRDAQYYALADLCDIVDYRGKTPKKVENGVFLVTAKNIRKGYIDYEKSKEYIAPEDYEIVMRRGYPQQGDVLITTEAPCGNIAQIDNEDIALAQRVIKYRPKTDALNSTFLKYILLGNEFQDKLLATATGGTVKGIKGSKLHKLTIPVPPLEVQARIVAILDRFDTLCNDLTSGLPAEIEARRQQYEYYRDQLLTFPVRADVETEVGA, from the coding sequence ATGAGTAAGCTGGAAGAATTGATTGCGGAGCTGTGCCCGGATGGGGTAGAGTTAAAAAGTCTTTCACAAGTGCTGACAATTAAAAATGGCAAAGATTATAAGGGGTTTGATAAAGGTAATATACCGGTTTATGGTACTGGCGGTATTATGACTTACATCGACCATGCTGCTTTTGAAAAACCTTCGGTACTAATACCACGTAAAGGTTCAATTGATAAATTGTATTACGTGGATGTACCGTTCTGGACAGTAGATACAATTTTTTATACTGATATAAATACTGATATAATTGAACCTAAATTTGTTTTTTACTATTTGCAAGCCCAACATCTTGAAAGACTCAATACAGCTGGTGGTGTGCCAAGCCTGACGCAAGCTGTTCTTAACTCTGTTAAAATCCCCCTCCCGCCACTGCCGGTGCAGGGTGAAATTGTCCGGATCCTGGACAATTTCACGGAGCTTACAGCGGAGCTTACAGCGGAGCTTACAGCGGAGCTTACAGCACGGAAAAAGCAATATGAGTATTATAGCAAAGAATTGCTGTCATTTAGGGACGCTCAGTATTACGCACTTGCTGATTTATGTGACATTGTCGATTACCGAGGTAAAACCCCAAAAAAGGTGGAAAACGGAGTCTTTCTTGTTACGGCAAAAAACATCAGAAAAGGTTATATTGATTATGAAAAATCAAAAGAGTACATTGCGCCAGAAGATTATGAGATTGTTATGCGACGCGGTTATCCTCAGCAAGGTGATGTATTGATTACAACAGAAGCGCCTTGTGGCAATATCGCCCAAATTGACAACGAAGATATAGCTTTAGCACAGCGAGTAATTAAGTATAGACCAAAAACCGATGCACTTAATAGCACTTTTTTGAAATATATACTTCTTGGGAATGAATTCCAAGATAAACTTTTAGCAACCGCTACCGGTGGTACCGTAAAAGGAATCAAAGGCAGCAAATTGCACAAGCTTACAATCCCCGTTCCACCCCTCGAAGTCCAAGCCCGCATCGTCGCCATCCTCGACCGCTTCGACACCCTCTGCAACGACCTGACCAGCGGCTTGCCGGCTGAAATCGAGGCCCGGCGCCAGCAATATGAATATTACCGCGACCAGCTGTTAACCTTTCCGGTCCGGGCTGACGTCGAAACGGAGGTGGGCGCATGA
- a CDS encoding permease → MDIFTLIFWVITLVWLGFSLKKDKGKTLKAIKMSGGMMKGIAGDILGILLLIGLILTFVPPETIKATIGQANEVVSTVLFALLGSITLIPAFVAFPLVASLVDAGASIVPIVAFLTTLTMVGVVTFPLEKREFGLKFTLIRNSLSFAFALVIALAMGVIL, encoded by the coding sequence ATGGATATTTTTACATTGATTTTCTGGGTGATCACCCTGGTATGGCTGGGGTTTTCACTGAAAAAAGACAAGGGCAAAACCCTGAAGGCCATAAAAATGTCCGGGGGAATGATGAAAGGGATCGCCGGGGATATCCTCGGCATCTTGCTGTTGATTGGTCTGATCCTCACCTTTGTGCCACCGGAAACGATTAAAGCCACCATCGGTCAGGCCAACGAGGTTGTTTCGACGGTACTTTTCGCACTGCTGGGAAGCATCACCCTGATCCCCGCCTTTGTCGCCTTTCCACTGGTGGCCTCACTGGTCGACGCCGGTGCCAGCATCGTTCCAATTGTCGCTTTTCTGACCACGCTGACGATGGTCGGAGTGGTGACCTTTCCGCTTGAGAAAAGAGAATTCGGTCTGAAATTCACGCTGATCCGCAACTCACTGAGCTTTGCTTTTGCCCTGGTGATTGCCCTGGCGATGGGGGTGATCCTATGA
- a CDS encoding type I restriction-modification system subunit M, whose amino-acid sequence MADNRKEQQRAELHRTIWNIANDLRGSVDGWDFKQYVLGILFYRYISENLTDYINRGEHEAGNSEFDYARLSDAEAEEARADLVLTRGFFILPSELFVNVQSRAADDENLNETLEQAFRNIESSAQGSISEDDFKGLFDDIDVNSNKLGGTVAKRNEMLVKLLDGIGDMTLGGYQDNTIDAFGDAYEYLMGMYASNAGKSGGEYYTPQEVSELLTRITLVGKTEVNKVYDPACGSGSLLLNFAKILGKENVRQGFYGQEINITTYNLCRINMFLHDIDYDKFDIGHGDTLTDPMHWDDEPFEAIVSNPPYSIRWDGDANPLLINDPRFSPAGVLAPKSKADLAFIMHSLAWLATSGTAAIVCFPGVMYRGGAEQKIRKYLIDNNYIDCVIQLPGNLFFGTSIATCIMVLKKSKSENSTLFIDAAKECVKVTNNNKLTQANIDTIITAYTNRADLEHFVRLVPNAEISAQDYNLSVSSYVEQQDLRDEIASIIAEIEVG is encoded by the coding sequence ATGGCTGATAATCGAAAAGAACAACAACGGGCTGAACTGCACCGCACAATCTGGAACATTGCCAATGATCTGCGCGGCAGTGTCGACGGCTGGGACTTTAAGCAGTATGTTCTGGGGATACTGTTTTACCGCTATATCTCAGAAAATCTGACCGACTACATTAACCGCGGCGAGCATGAAGCCGGCAACAGCGAGTTTGATTATGCGCGATTATCGGACGCCGAAGCCGAAGAAGCCCGGGCTGATCTGGTTTTGACCCGGGGTTTCTTTATCCTCCCCAGCGAGCTGTTTGTAAACGTCCAAAGCCGTGCCGCCGATGATGAGAACCTCAATGAAACGCTGGAGCAGGCCTTTCGCAATATTGAAAGCTCGGCCCAGGGCAGTATCAGCGAAGATGATTTTAAAGGCCTGTTTGACGATATTGACGTCAACAGCAACAAGCTTGGCGGCACCGTCGCCAAACGCAACGAAATGCTTGTCAAGCTCTTAGATGGTATTGGCGACATGACCCTCGGCGGCTATCAGGACAACACCATCGATGCCTTTGGCGATGCCTACGAATACCTGATGGGGATGTACGCCTCCAACGCCGGTAAAAGCGGCGGCGAATACTACACCCCCCAGGAAGTCAGCGAACTGTTGACCCGGATCACCCTGGTCGGCAAAACCGAAGTCAACAAGGTCTATGACCCGGCCTGTGGCTCCGGCTCGCTGCTTTTAAATTTTGCCAAGATTCTCGGCAAAGAAAACGTTCGCCAGGGCTTCTATGGTCAGGAAATCAATATCACCACCTATAATCTCTGCCGCATCAATATGTTTCTCCACGATATTGACTACGATAAGTTTGATATTGGTCATGGCGACACCCTGACTGACCCGATGCACTGGGATGATGAACCCTTTGAAGCGATTGTCTCCAATCCGCCTTACTCGATCCGCTGGGATGGCGATGCCAATCCGCTGCTGATCAACGATCCCCGCTTTTCGCCGGCCGGGGTGCTGGCGCCCAAGTCCAAGGCTGACCTGGCCTTTATTATGCATTCGCTGGCCTGGCTGGCGACCTCCGGTACCGCGGCGATTGTCTGCTTTCCGGGGGTCATGTACCGGGGCGGCGCCGAACAGAAGATCCGCAAATACCTGATCGACAACAACTATATTGACTGCGTCATCCAATTACCGGGCAATCTTTTCTTTGGCACCAGCATTGCTACCTGCATCATGGTGCTTAAAAAGTCTAAAAGCGAAAACAGCACCCTGTTTATTGATGCCGCCAAAGAATGCGTCAAGGTTACCAACAATAACAAACTGACTCAAGCCAATATCGATACAATTATCACGGCCTATACCAACCGGGCGGACCTTGAGCATTTTGTGCGGCTGGTGCCTAATGCCGAGATTTCGGCTCAGGACTATAACCTGTCGGTATCCAGCTACGTCGAGCAGCAGGATCTGCGGGACGAGATTGCCAGCATTATTGCCGAGATTGAGGTGGGATGA
- a CDS encoding type I restriction endonuclease subunit R — MSLYNVVVSSNEATVVAEYQADYGRSDAYQSEAELERELIRLLQAQGYEYLCIHDEAALVANLRRQLEALNDYAFSDAEWHRFFAESIASSNEGIVEKTRKLQTDHVQNLKRDDGTTKNIILIDKKNIHNNRLQVINQYQEVGGSHETRYDVTILVNGLPLVHIELKRRGVAIREAFNQIKRYQRDSFWAASGLFEYVQIFIISNGTHTKYYSNTTRSSHVKESAAGERKKSKKTSNSFEFTSYWADSNNTAIADLVDFTRTFMAKHSLLNVLTKYCVFTSEALLLVMRPYQIAATERILSRIEISNNYKQTGTLAAGGYIWHTTGSGKTLTSFKTAQLATALPYIDKVLFVVDRKDLDYQTIKEYERFQKGAADSNTSTKILQQQLADSCSKIIITTIQKLDVFVSKNKGHAAFKKHFVIIFDECHRSQFGDMHKKIVTAFKHYHLFGFTGTPIFAANAGSGGNPAMRTTPQAFGDKLHTYTIVNAINDGNVLPFRIDYINTVKMKDGLADKEVAAIDTEAALADPARIRAVVTYLLSHFDQKTKRNHFYSLKGQRVAGFNSILAVSSIPVAKKYYLELKKQLAEQGRALNVATIFSFSANEADPEDVFPDEDFDTAGLDQSSRDFLEAAIADYNADFNTNYDTSAEKFQNYYKDLSLRMKNREVDLLIVVNMFLTGFDATTLNTLWVDKNLKQHGLIQAFSRTNRILNAVKTYGNIVCFRDLQEQTDAAIALFGDKDAGSIVLLKNFDSYYYGFDEDGQHHPGYTELIAELGQKFPLGTAIIGEQNQKDFIRLFGAILRLKNILTAFDNFPGQEILTNRDYQDYQSLYLDLYQDFREGEKADKERINDDIVFEIELIRQVEINIDYILMLVAKYHASNCEDKSILVAIDKAIGASIELRSKKVLIEHFIETVNASTKVDEEWRRFVDEQKERDLVELISAEKLKPDETRKFINNAFRDGALKTSGTDIDKIMPPVSRFGGGNRAVKKQSVGDKLMKFFEKYFGLVTEE, encoded by the coding sequence ATGAGCCTTTATAACGTCGTCGTATCCTCCAACGAAGCCACCGTCGTCGCCGAATACCAGGCTGATTATGGCCGCTCGGATGCCTATCAGAGTGAAGCCGAGCTGGAGCGGGAACTGATCCGCCTGCTTCAGGCCCAGGGCTACGAGTACCTGTGCATTCACGATGAAGCCGCCCTGGTGGCCAATCTGCGTCGCCAGCTGGAAGCACTTAATGACTATGCTTTTAGTGACGCCGAGTGGCACCGCTTTTTTGCTGAAAGCATTGCCAGCAGCAATGAGGGGATTGTCGAAAAAACCCGCAAGCTCCAGACCGACCATGTCCAGAACCTAAAACGTGACGACGGCACCACCAAGAATATCATCCTGATCGACAAGAAAAATATTCACAACAACCGCCTGCAGGTGATCAACCAGTATCAGGAAGTAGGAGGCAGCCACGAGACCCGTTATGACGTCACCATTCTGGTCAATGGTCTGCCGCTGGTCCATATTGAATTGAAGCGCCGGGGCGTCGCCATCCGCGAGGCTTTTAACCAGATTAAACGTTACCAGCGGGACAGCTTCTGGGCCGCCAGCGGGCTGTTTGAATATGTCCAGATTTTTATCATTTCCAATGGCACCCACACCAAGTATTATTCCAATACTACCCGCTCCAGCCACGTCAAGGAAAGCGCGGCCGGGGAACGCAAAAAGAGTAAGAAGACCAGCAACAGTTTTGAGTTCACCTCCTACTGGGCAGACAGTAACAATACCGCCATTGCCGACCTGGTCGACTTCACCCGGACCTTTATGGCCAAACACTCGCTCTTAAACGTGCTGACCAAATACTGTGTCTTTACCTCCGAAGCGTTGCTGCTGGTGATGCGGCCCTACCAGATTGCCGCCACCGAGCGGATCCTCTCGCGGATCGAGATTTCAAATAACTATAAGCAAACCGGCACGCTGGCTGCCGGCGGTTACATCTGGCATACCACCGGCAGCGGCAAGACCCTGACCTCCTTTAAAACGGCCCAGCTGGCCACGGCGCTGCCGTATATCGACAAGGTGCTGTTTGTGGTCGACCGGAAAGACCTAGACTACCAGACCATCAAGGAATACGAACGCTTCCAGAAGGGCGCCGCTGACAGCAATACCTCCACCAAAATCCTGCAACAACAGCTGGCCGACAGCTGTTCAAAGATCATCATCACGACGATTCAGAAACTTGATGTCTTTGTTTCCAAAAACAAGGGTCATGCGGCCTTCAAGAAACATTTTGTGATCATCTTTGATGAATGCCATCGCTCCCAGTTTGGTGATATGCATAAAAAAATCGTCACCGCCTTCAAACACTATCATCTCTTTGGCTTTACCGGGACGCCGATCTTTGCCGCCAATGCCGGCAGCGGCGGCAACCCGGCCATGCGCACCACCCCCCAGGCCTTTGGCGACAAGCTGCATACCTATACCATTGTCAATGCCATCAATGACGGCAACGTGCTGCCGTTTCGGATTGACTATATCAACACCGTCAAGATGAAAGATGGGCTGGCGGATAAAGAGGTGGCCGCCATCGATACCGAAGCGGCCCTGGCCGATCCGGCCCGGATCCGCGCGGTTGTCACTTATCTGCTTTCACATTTTGACCAGAAGACCAAGCGCAACCATTTCTATTCGCTTAAGGGTCAGCGGGTCGCCGGCTTTAACTCGATTTTGGCGGTCAGTTCGATCCCGGTGGCGAAAAAATATTATCTCGAGCTGAAAAAACAGCTGGCCGAGCAGGGCCGGGCCCTTAATGTCGCCACCATTTTCAGCTTTTCCGCTAACGAAGCCGATCCCGAGGATGTCTTTCCCGACGAGGATTTTGATACCGCCGGCCTTGACCAATCCTCCCGGGATTTTCTGGAAGCGGCCATCGCCGATTATAACGCCGATTTTAATACCAACTATGATACCTCGGCCGAGAAGTTTCAAAACTACTACAAAGACCTGTCGCTGCGGATGAAAAACCGGGAGGTCGATCTGTTGATTGTCGTGAATATGTTTTTGACCGGCTTTGATGCCACCACCCTGAACACCCTATGGGTCGATAAAAACCTCAAGCAGCACGGCCTGATTCAGGCCTTCTCGCGGACCAACCGGATCCTCAATGCGGTTAAGACCTACGGCAACATCGTCTGTTTCCGGGATTTGCAGGAACAAACTGATGCCGCCATCGCCCTGTTTGGCGATAAGGATGCTGGCAGTATCGTGTTGCTTAAAAACTTTGATAGCTATTATTATGGCTTCGACGAAGATGGCCAGCATCACCCCGGCTACACCGAGCTGATCGCGGAGCTGGGTCAAAAATTCCCGCTGGGTACGGCGATCATCGGCGAACAGAACCAGAAGGATTTTATCCGGCTGTTTGGGGCAATCCTGCGGCTTAAGAATATTCTGACCGCCTTTGACAACTTTCCCGGCCAGGAAATCCTGACCAACCGCGACTATCAGGACTATCAGAGCCTTTATCTTGATCTATATCAAGATTTCCGCGAGGGCGAAAAAGCCGACAAGGAGCGGATCAACGACGACATTGTTTTTGAAATTGAACTGATCCGCCAGGTCGAAATCAACATCGATTATATCTTGATGCTGGTGGCCAAATACCATGCCTCCAACTGTGAAGACAAGAGTATCCTGGTGGCGATTGATAAAGCCATCGGCGCCAGTATTGAACTGCGCAGTAAGAAGGTTTTGATTGAACACTTTATTGAAACCGTTAATGCGTCCACCAAGGTGGACGAGGAGTGGCGCCGCTTTGTTGATGAGCAGAAAGAGCGCGACCTGGTGGAGCTGATCAGTGCGGAAAAACTCAAACCGGACGAAACCAGAAAATTTATTAATAACGCCTTCCGTGATGGGGCGCTGAAGACCAGCGGGACCGACATCGATAAAATCATGCCCCCGGTGTCACGCTTTGGTGGTGGCAACCGGGCCGTCAAAAAGCAAAGTGTCGGCGACAAGCTGATGAAATTCTTTGAAAAGTATTTCGGACTGGTGACGGAAGAATAA
- a CDS encoding type II toxin-antitoxin system RelE/ParE family toxin has protein sequence MQILGKIEEKVTRLEQMPKSGRFVPELKAFDLLTYREVVFSPWRIIYKIEKQYGWLL, from the coding sequence ATGCAGATTCTGGGAAAAATTGAAGAGAAAGTAACACGACTGGAACAGATGCCCAAAAGTGGCAGGTTTGTGCCAGAGTTAAAAGCATTTGATCTGTTAACTTATCGTGAAGTTGTTTTTTCGCCCTGGCGCATCATTTATAAAATTGAGAAGCAATATGGTTGGTTGCTATAG
- a CDS encoding Txe/YoeB family addiction module toxin, which translates to MNKLFSEHAWDEYLYWHNKDKKILKKIHELIRDIERNGYTGIGKPEALRHELSGYWSRRISESDRLIYKI; encoded by the coding sequence ATGAATAAATTGTTTTCAGAGCATGCCTGGGATGAGTATTTATACTGGCACAATAAAGATAAAAAGATCCTTAAAAAAATCCATGAGTTGATTCGCGATATTGAACGCAATGGATACACGGGAATTGGGAAACCAGAAGCCCTCCGGCACGAACTATCCGGGTATTGGAGCAGAAGAATCTCTGAAAGCGATCGATTAATTTACAAAATCTAG
- a CDS encoding type II toxin-antitoxin system Phd/YefM family antitoxin yields MLAINYTTMRNKMKSYFDKVTDDCETIIVTRKGEKNVVLISLDEYNNLMENAYITSNKAYYDRLIESKNQIEQGKTIELKACDMNDE; encoded by the coding sequence ATGTTAGCCATCAATTATACCACCATGAGAAACAAGATGAAATCTTATTTTGACAAGGTAACCGATGACTGTGAAACCATCATCGTCACCCGGAAAGGCGAAAAAAATGTCGTCCTGATTAGTCTTGATGAATATAACAATTTAATGGAAAATGCTTATATTACCAGTAATAAAGCCTATTATGATCGACTGATCGAAAGTAAAAATCAAATTGAACAGGGTAAAACGATCGAATTAAAAGCGTGTGACATGAACGATGAATAA
- a CDS encoding permease, producing MTFLKSQLKNNRFLMIVILAYVAVGIFAPDKFLPSLGNTWYYVKEMLMIMPVILLLTSLISAWVPKETIENAFGKNSGLKGSLFAFLLGSFSAGPIYAAFPVCKMLLSKGASIANIVIILSTWAVIKIPMLITESKFLGPEFMLVRWILTTLAIFLMGYITSRFVKPADLPADDEAAATLDGPLAVNADYCVGCGLCAKIAPSHFKMVNKKATVISQTLSPGDGLAIKDAVAKCPAKIIRFYR from the coding sequence ATGACATTTTTAAAAAGCCAACTCAAAAACAACCGCTTTCTGATGATCGTGATCCTGGCTTATGTGGCCGTCGGCATTTTTGCTCCGGACAAATTTCTGCCATCTCTGGGCAACACCTGGTATTATGTCAAGGAAATGCTGATGATCATGCCGGTGATTCTGCTGTTAACCTCGCTGATATCTGCCTGGGTACCAAAAGAAACCATCGAAAACGCCTTTGGCAAGAACTCAGGCCTTAAAGGTTCGCTGTTTGCTTTTTTACTGGGCAGTTTTTCAGCCGGTCCCATTTACGCCGCCTTTCCGGTCTGCAAAATGTTACTGAGCAAGGGCGCCAGTATTGCCAACATTGTTATCATCCTGTCCACCTGGGCGGTGATCAAAATCCCGATGCTAATCACTGAAAGCAAATTTCTGGGACCCGAATTCATGCTCGTCCGCTGGATTCTGACCACCCTGGCGATTTTTCTGATGGGCTATATCACCTCCCGGTTTGTCAAACCGGCGGATCTTCCCGCCGACGATGAAGCAGCCGCCACTCTGGATGGTCCCCTTGCTGTGAACGCCGACTATTGTGTGGGCTGCGGCCTGTGCGCTAAAATCGCCCCCAGCCATTTTAAGATGGTCAACAAAAAAGCGACCGTCATCAGCCAGACTTTGTCGCCCGGGGACGGCCTGGCCATCAAGGATGCCGTGGCAAAATGTCCCGCTAAAATCATCCGGTTTTATCGCTGA
- a CDS encoding Crp/Fnr family transcriptional regulator encodes MNHQDFMTILSSHSLFSDFSDEALNQIFRAHYYEKREYEKDQVIHFQNECCRTMDLILSGRVAVQNLDREGNVLTISIFQDGDVLGANLIFSSRNNYPMTVLAQSPVVILHLHQEMILELCQMNRTFMIGLMKAISDKTLILTDKINAISMKTIRQCIIDFLHYESRIQKSQVIRLPSSKKDLAQRFGIQRSSLSRELSKMRQDGLIDFDAKTVTIKDLDA; translated from the coding sequence ATGAATCATCAGGATTTCATGACAATTTTATCCAGCCACAGCCTTTTTTCAGATTTTTCAGACGAAGCCCTGAATCAGATTTTCAGAGCCCATTACTATGAGAAACGAGAGTATGAAAAAGATCAGGTGATCCATTTTCAGAACGAATGCTGCCGAACCATGGATCTGATTCTGAGCGGCCGGGTGGCGGTTCAGAATCTCGACCGCGAGGGGAACGTGTTGACCATCAGTATTTTTCAGGACGGTGATGTGTTGGGGGCCAATCTGATTTTCTCCAGTCGCAACAACTATCCGATGACGGTGCTGGCCCAGTCGCCGGTGGTGATCCTCCATCTTCATCAGGAAATGATTCTGGAACTGTGTCAGATGAACCGTACCTTTATGATCGGGTTGATGAAAGCCATCTCCGATAAAACCCTGATTCTCACCGACAAGATCAATGCCATCTCGATGAAAACAATCCGCCAGTGTATCATTGATTTTTTACACTATGAGTCTCGGATTCAGAAAAGTCAGGTAATCCGACTGCCATCATCAAAAAAAGATCTGGCCCAGCGTTTTGGGATACAGCGATCCTCCCTGAGCCGGGAGCTCAGCAAAATGCGCCAGGATGGACTGATCGATTTTGATGCCAAAACCGTTACCATCAAAGATTTAGATGCTTAG